The following proteins are encoded in a genomic region of Porphyrobacter sp. CACIAM 03H1:
- a CDS encoding DUF1800 domain-containing protein, with amino-acid sequence MRHRAAPVCAAIRTASHAREFVPMTPASIAISRFGYGYAAGDTPPADPRRFLLRQLEAFDPAPPAIAGRLGTRAKTSEMIELLRRLRQDTRALAAMEPGGAPAMAEGMAGTAMADNPRAAALAALPPEYREKLMEARRVLVEDIAVRVDLAVTSPAPMVERLVHFWSNHFSVSVGKPGTQFEVAPHEFTAIRPHVLGRFSDMLKAAVLHPAMLLYLDQFQSIGPNAPFAQMRARRNPDAPGPRGLNENLAREVLELHTLGVDGGYTQADVTELARALTGWTVPGIGRAGRFAQAQASGAAFVAPVHEPGARQVLGRSYATGGPEQALAILDDLAAHPATARHIATKLARHFAGDTPPPALVARLEADFVKTGGDLASLARVLIAAPETWTSAPVKFRTPFEWLVATLRLTGIERPPPQRLVAALTQLGQVPWAAPSPAGYEDSAAAWAGPDALVRRVEFAERIARGAPQEGVIARAEAAFPGTLSEATRTQLARAESGQQALALLLVSPEMMRR; translated from the coding sequence GTGCGGCACCGTGCCGCGCCCGTATGCGCCGCGATCAGGACCGCCAGCCATGCCCGTGAGTTCGTGCCGATGACCCCCGCCAGCATCGCGATCAGCCGCTTCGGCTACGGCTATGCCGCAGGCGACACGCCGCCCGCCGATCCGCGCCGCTTCCTGCTGCGCCAGCTGGAGGCCTTCGACCCCGCCCCGCCCGCAATCGCCGGGCGCCTCGGCACGCGGGCGAAGACATCCGAGATGATCGAGCTCCTGCGCCGTCTGCGGCAGGACACCCGCGCGCTCGCCGCGATGGAACCGGGCGGCGCGCCGGCTATGGCCGAGGGCATGGCGGGCACGGCGATGGCCGACAACCCCCGCGCCGCCGCCCTCGCCGCGCTGCCGCCCGAATATCGCGAGAAGCTCATGGAGGCCCGCCGCGTGCTGGTGGAGGATATCGCGGTGCGGGTCGATCTGGCGGTGACGAGCCCCGCCCCGATGGTGGAGCGGCTGGTGCATTTCTGGTCGAACCACTTCAGCGTCTCGGTCGGCAAGCCGGGCACCCAGTTCGAGGTCGCCCCGCACGAATTCACCGCGATCCGCCCGCATGTGCTGGGGCGCTTTTCCGATATGCTCAAGGCCGCGGTGCTGCATCCGGCGATGCTGCTCTATCTCGACCAGTTCCAGTCGATCGGCCCCAATGCCCCCTTCGCGCAGATGCGCGCGCGCCGGAACCCCGATGCGCCGGGGCCGCGCGGCCTCAACGAGAACCTCGCGCGCGAGGTGCTGGAGCTGCACACGCTGGGGGTTGATGGCGGCTATACCCAGGCCGACGTGACCGAGCTCGCCCGCGCGCTCACCGGCTGGACGGTGCCGGGCATCGGCCGCGCGGGCCGCTTCGCGCAGGCGCAGGCGAGCGGCGCGGCCTTCGTCGCGCCGGTGCACGAGCCGGGCGCGCGGCAGGTGCTGGGGCGCAGCTATGCGACCGGAGGGCCGGAGCAGGCGCTGGCGATCCTCGACGATCTCGCCGCCCACCCCGCCACCGCGCGCCACATCGCCACCAAGCTCGCACGCCACTTCGCGGGCGACACCCCTCCCCCGGCGCTGGTCGCGCGGCTGGAGGCGGATTTCGTCAAGACCGGCGGCGATCTTGCAAGCCTTGCGCGGGTGCTGATCGCAGCGCCCGAGACGTGGACGAGCGCGCCGGTCAAGTTCCGCACGCCCTTCGAATGGCTGGTGGCGACGCTGCGCCTGACCGGGATCGAGCGCCCGCCGCCGCAGCGCCTCGTCGCCGCGCTCACGCAGCTGGGGCAGGTGCCCTGGGCCGCGCCCTCGCCCGCGGGCTACGAGGACAGCGCCGCCGCATGGGCCGGGCCCGACGCTCTCGTGCGGCGGGTCGAATTCGCCGAGCGCATCGCCCGCGGCGCGCCGCAGGAGGGGGTCATCGCCCGCGCCGAGGCCGCCTTCCCGGGCACCCTCAGCGAGGCGACCCGCACCCAGCTCGCCCGCGCGGAAAGCGGCCAGCAGGCGCTCGCCCTGCTGCTGGTCTCGCCTGAAATGATGCGGAGGTAA